The segment GCGGTCGCCACGGAGCAGCAGGGCATCGACATCTCGCTCTCCCAGAGCAAGCCGACGGGAGTTGCTTCGCCCAGTACGAATGTTTACTACCCTTACGACCACCCCGATTGCCCTTATCGTATGACGCTTAAGGTCAACGACCAGCTCGTACCGCTCAGCGAGGTGGCGCAATACAAGCCACAGACGGGTGACCGCATAGCGATCTCAGTAGAGAAGTCGGGGCTCAAAGCAGCTTCAGCCGTTACCACGGTACCCGCACAGCCTAAGCTCGGTGCTGTAGAGGTTAAGACGCTAGACAAGAGCCGTCGTACCTCGTGGGTGAGCAACGCTTCAAACGTAAGGCTGCAGAAAGGGCAATACCTAGAGCTACAAAACTACGAACTATCCATCCCGCTCCAAGGCATCACGAAGGACAGCTACTACCGTATCATCGTAGAGCGGCAAGCAGTGATGCGAGGTGAGAGCATCCAACCGGAGGGATATAGATGGTATCAGGAGCAGATGCAGGATCCAAGCCTGGCAAAGTTTAGCAGTGGCGACCTGATCTTCGAGTCGGCCAATGCCTATCCGATGAATCTGCTGGCTGGCTCTAACGTCTCGACAAGCGACTACACGCTCAGGACGACGCTCTCCTTTGCCACGCGGGTCTGCAATGCCGATGGCTCCACAGATGAGGCACAGACTACGAGCGATGTCTCGGACTATGTCGCTCTGCGTGTCACCGTTTATGCGATCACGGGCGACCTTTATCACTACTGGCAGACGGTCACCTCAGACCGCTACAACAGTATGAGTGAGACGGGACTCACGGAGCCGATCCTCATCTACAACAATATCCAAGACGGGCTAGGCATACTGGGTAGTATGGCTGCGGCCCAGCGACAAGACCTTAAGATCGTGACACACTAATGCGGTGAG is part of the Porphyromonas asaccharolytica DSM 20707 genome and harbors:
- a CDS encoding DUF4249 domain-containing protein; translation: MRPIQYIQLASSALLITLLAACRTTVPLDLGDNTPRIVINAVATEQQGIDISLSQSKPTGVASPSTNVYYPYDHPDCPYRMTLKVNDQLVPLSEVAQYKPQTGDRIAISVEKSGLKAASAVTTVPAQPKLGAVEVKTLDKSRRTSWVSNASNVRLQKGQYLELQNYELSIPLQGITKDSYYRIIVERQAVMRGESIQPEGYRWYQEQMQDPSLAKFSSGDLIFESANAYPMNLLAGSNVSTSDYTLRTTLSFATRVCNADGSTDEAQTTSDVSDYVALRVTVYAITGDLYHYWQTVTSDRYNSMSETGLTEPILIYNNIQDGLGILGSMAAAQRQDLKIVTH